From the Betaproteobacteria bacterium genome, the window AACCGGTCGACCCGCTCATGGCGCTGGTACAGCAAAGCGAGCAACAGCAGGACGCTGCCGGGGGAACGCGCGAGCCGCCATCGGGTAGCGCCACGGTGCGCGTCACGCCCGTGTCGATCGATCCTTCGGCCGGCTCGCCGCCGCGCGCCGCGCCCGTCGATGCCCGGCCCATCGTCGTCGCCATCGACGCCGGGCATGGCGGCGAGGATCCGGGCGCCATCGGGCCGCACGGCACTCATGAAAAGGACGTAACGCTCGCCATCGCGCGCAAGCTGCGCGATCTCGTCAATGCCGAGTCCGGCATGCGCGCATTCCTCACGCGCGACGGCGACTATTTCGTGCCGCTGCACACGCGCGTGCAGAAGGCCCGGCGCGTACAGGCGGATCTGTTCGTCTCGATCCACGCCGATGCGTTCATCAAGCCGCATGCGCGCGGCTCGTCGGTGTTCGCGCTATCCGAGCGCGGCGCAACCTCGGCTGCGGCGCAGTGGCTGGCCAAGCGCGAGAACGACGCCGACCTGATCGGCGGCATCAACCTCGATGTGCGCGACCCATACCTCAAACAGACCCTGCTCGACCTGTCGCAGACCGCCCAGATCAACGACAGCCTCAAGCTCGGCCGTTCGGTGCTGGGCGAGCTCGGCGAGATCAATACGCTGCACAAGAACGCGGTCGAACAGGCCGGATTCGCCGTGCTCAAGGCGCCCGACATTCCCTCGATCCTGGTCGAGACGGCGTTCATCACCAATCCGTCGGAGGAGCGGCGGCTGCGCAGCGGTGCCTATCAACGGCGCATGGCCGCCGCCATCCTGGGTGGGCTCAAGCGCTATCTCGCCGCCAATCCGCCCCTCGCCCGCGGCCCGCGCATTGCCCAGACGGCACCCGCCGAGCGCTGATCTCCCAAGGTTTGCACCCCCCCCCCTGCTTTGCGGTGACGACTGAATCGGCTGGATGTGGGCAAGCGCGCCGCCAGCGAAGGTTTGCAACCCCCGCGGCTTTGCGGTAGCTTTCCGTCGGCATATCTCTCGAGCCGGCCGGAAAACGATGCGAGGAGGAAAACTGCTGCGCTGCGCGGGGCTGCTGGCTGCTGCCGTGCTCGGCGGTTGCGCGGGCGTTGCCGAACGCCCTGAAGCGCCCCTGCCCTCCGCTGTTCCCGCCCGCAGCATCGCCGCCTTTTCGCTCGCGCAGCCCGGCGGCGAATGGCCCGGAGCGTGGCGCCCCTGGCGGCTGTCGCGCCTGAAAGAGCTCACGTCCTACCAGTTGGTCGACGACAACGGTTCGGTGGTGGTGAAGGCGATGTCTGCGGCATCGGCCTCGGGCCTGGTGCATCCGCTCGACATCGATGCGCGCGAGCTGCCGGTGCTGCAATGGCGCTGGAAAGTACCGCGGCTGATCGAGGGCGCGAACAATGCGCGCCGCAACGCCGAGGACGCGCCGGTGCGCGTGCTGCTCTCGTTCGACGGCGACATCGCCTCGCTGCCGCTCGAGGATCGCATGTTCTTCGATCGCGTCCGCGCCTTCACCGGCTACGACCCGCC encodes:
- a CDS encoding DUF3047 domain-containing protein; amino-acid sequence: MWASAPPAKVCNPRGFAVAFRRHISRAGRKTMRGGKLLRCAGLLAAAVLGGCAGVAERPEAPLPSAVPARSIAAFSLAQPGGEWPGAWRPWRLSRLKELTSYQLVDDNGSVVVKAMSAASASGLVHPLDIDARELPVLQWRWKVPRLIEGANNARRNAEDAPVRVLLSFDGDIASLPLEDRMFFDRVRAFTGYDPPYATLMYIWENQAAPGAIIPNPHSGRIRMIVADSGSARTGTWKLESRNVYEDYKRAFGAEPGRIKAIAIMTDTDNTGASVEAYYGDIAFLSAAEAQRISLSPRKRATRQAKE
- a CDS encoding AMIN domain-containing protein, with the protein product MPDRARPLAPADTPAISGEGARSDSRAGARSDSRAGARSLAVAATHSSPSKREPLRANQSFGASQTSRPAWLGFAVLIALLLAALYPSFALSSTEIASTRMWPSQEYTRVTIESASHIRYSVFSVPAPDRIVLDLEGVAASPHIDALPGKVAADDPYVKSIRIGRFKPTVLRIVFDLKDEARAEAFALTPVGSYGHRLVIDIYPLKPVDPLMALVQQSEQQQDAAGGTREPPSGSATVRVTPVSIDPSAGSPPRAAPVDARPIVVAIDAGHGGEDPGAIGPHGTHEKDVTLAIARKLRDLVNAESGMRAFLTRDGDYFVPLHTRVQKARRVQADLFVSIHADAFIKPHARGSSVFALSERGATSAAAQWLAKRENDADLIGGINLDVRDPYLKQTLLDLSQTAQINDSLKLGRSVLGELGEINTLHKNAVEQAGFAVLKAPDIPSILVETAFITNPSEERRLRSGAYQRRMAAAILGGLKRYLAANPPLARGPRIAQTAPAER